In the Grimontia kaedaensis genome, one interval contains:
- the mscS gene encoding small-conductance mechanosensitive channel MscS: protein MENATNEAMNWFNGNQDLLLQYGVNIISALLILIIGNWIVKAIANGVAKVMRKKELDDAVVDFMHTFVRYLLFVIVLIAALGRLGVQTASVVAVIGAAGLAVGLALQGSLSNFAAGVLIVAFRPFKSGDYVEVAGVSGSVDSIQIFSTVLKTPDNKMVVVPNGAIISSPITNYSKHDTRRIDYVVGVSYSADLQKTKQVLADVLAKETRLLTTPEPTIGVVELADSSVNLVVRPWVRTADYWAVYFDLLQAMKEALDAEGIEIPFPQMDVHLNKVDG from the coding sequence ATGGAAAATGCTACTAACGAAGCCATGAACTGGTTCAACGGCAATCAGGATCTGCTGCTTCAATATGGTGTCAATATCATCTCTGCTCTCCTCATTCTCATCATTGGTAACTGGATCGTGAAAGCGATTGCCAATGGTGTTGCTAAAGTCATGCGCAAGAAAGAACTCGACGATGCTGTTGTCGACTTCATGCATACTTTTGTTCGTTACCTACTGTTCGTTATCGTTCTCATTGCGGCGTTGGGTCGCCTAGGTGTGCAAACGGCTTCTGTGGTTGCGGTTATCGGTGCGGCCGGTCTGGCGGTTGGCCTCGCACTGCAAGGTTCACTTTCTAACTTCGCGGCTGGTGTACTGATTGTTGCATTCCGCCCATTCAAGTCCGGTGATTATGTAGAAGTCGCTGGCGTTTCCGGTTCTGTAGATTCTATCCAGATCTTCTCTACGGTTCTGAAAACACCTGACAACAAAATGGTTGTAGTACCAAACGGTGCAATCATTTCAAGCCCGATCACTAACTACTCTAAGCATGACACCCGTCGTATCGATTATGTCGTAGGTGTGTCTTACAGTGCTGATCTGCAAAAAACCAAGCAGGTACTGGCAGACGTACTGGCGAAAGAAACCCGTTTGCTGACCACCCCAGAGCCAACAATCGGTGTGGTTGAGTTGGCTGACTCTTCAGTGAACTTAGTAGTACGTCCTTGGGTTCGTACTGCAGATTATTGGGCAGTTTACTTTGACCTGCTGCAAGCGATGAAAGAAGCGCTGGATGCAGAAGGCATCGAAATTCCATTCCCACAAATGGATGTGCACCTGAATAAAGTCGACGGTTAA
- a CDS encoding DUF1107 family protein gives MRMFNRYIPTLIAKHVYRLFSGRIHIDGRGDFDFHQGMVQAQSDGDIEHFRTVKEINTEIRKLKEMY, from the coding sequence ATGCGGATGTTTAATCGTTATATCCCGACTCTCATTGCGAAACACGTTTATAGATTATTCAGTGGACGTATTCACATCGATGGGCGGGGTGATTTCGACTTTCATCAAGGAATGGTGCAGGCGCAGTCAGATGGAGATATTGAACACTTTCGGACGGTGAAGGAGATCAACACAGAGATCCGTAAGCTGAAAGAAATGTACTGA
- the gcvH gene encoding glycine cleavage system protein GcvH produces the protein MSNIPSELKFTTSHEWVRPEGDDVYTVGISDHAQALLGDMVFVDLPDVGDTVDAGDDCAVAESVKAASDIYTPLTGEIVAINEDLEGSPELVNSDPYGDGWLFQIRITDSAEINELLDAEAYQDSIEEEEEE, from the coding sequence ATGAGCAATATCCCATCCGAGCTGAAATTCACGACTTCCCACGAGTGGGTGAGACCAGAAGGTGACGATGTGTATACCGTAGGCATTTCTGACCATGCACAGGCTTTGCTGGGGGACATGGTATTTGTGGATCTGCCGGATGTGGGTGATACGGTAGACGCAGGTGATGATTGCGCCGTTGCGGAATCCGTAAAAGCAGCGTCAGATATCTATACGCCGTTGACCGGTGAGATTGTGGCTATCAACGAAGATCTGGAAGGCTCACCAGAGCTGGTGAACAGCGACCCTTACGGCGATGGCTGGCTGTTCCAAATTCGCATCACGGATTCAGCGGAAATTAATGAGTTGTTGGATGCCGAAGCGTATCAGGACTCTATCGAAGAAGAAGAAGAAGAGTAA